One segment of Pseudalkalibacillus hwajinpoensis DNA contains the following:
- a CDS encoding amino acid permease, which translates to MSKSTNHEKKLTWWQMSFIGVGCIIGTGYFLGSSITIEKAGYLVLLAYFLAAIGTWIVYEALAKLTAEHPEKGSFRTYAKQAFGQWAGFSNGWVYWSSEMLIMGSQLTALALFAQFWFPNAPLWLSASVFASLGLIVILIGVQLVEKMENVFGVMKIAAIVMFLAIGIAALLGWLEPQKGNAGIEITSKDFLTGSAMGLWVALVYAFYAFGGIEVMGLMANELEDPKNAPKAGKIMLLVLTILYVMSFFVVLKLIPIKSIDPNESPFLTALTQFHLPWIPHVFNAILIIAGFSTMVASLYAVTTMLVTLAEENDAPALFAKKSRKIPLPAFGLTTLVVLLSIVVALLLPENIFEYLTTAAGLMLLYNWMFILFSYRKLTKTTFKDHLKIGIGVVLIGTAISGTLFDKISRAGFLVSLCFLVLIAGATFLKMKRKHS; encoded by the coding sequence ATGAGTAAATCGACAAATCACGAAAAGAAATTAACCTGGTGGCAAATGTCGTTTATAGGGGTAGGGTGTATTATCGGGACCGGGTATTTCCTTGGTTCTAGTATCACGATCGAAAAAGCAGGCTATCTCGTTTTATTGGCTTATTTTCTGGCCGCGATCGGCACATGGATTGTTTATGAAGCACTTGCGAAATTAACTGCTGAACATCCAGAAAAAGGGTCTTTTCGCACTTATGCAAAACAAGCTTTTGGCCAATGGGCCGGCTTTAGTAACGGCTGGGTATACTGGTCATCTGAAATGCTTATTATGGGTAGTCAACTTACAGCCCTCGCGCTATTTGCACAGTTCTGGTTTCCGAATGCCCCTTTATGGCTCTCGGCATCTGTATTCGCTTCACTTGGCCTTATCGTTATTCTTATCGGTGTTCAACTCGTAGAAAAAATGGAGAACGTATTTGGGGTAATGAAGATTGCTGCCATTGTGATGTTTCTCGCTATCGGAATCGCCGCCTTACTTGGATGGCTTGAACCACAAAAAGGTAACGCTGGAATTGAAATCACGTCAAAAGACTTTCTCACAGGTAGCGCAATGGGTCTCTGGGTTGCCCTTGTTTATGCGTTCTATGCATTTGGTGGAATTGAAGTGATGGGACTGATGGCGAATGAACTTGAAGATCCCAAAAACGCCCCGAAAGCTGGCAAGATCATGCTGTTAGTCTTAACGATCCTTTACGTGATGTCTTTCTTCGTCGTGTTAAAACTCATTCCTATCAAAAGCATTGATCCGAATGAAAGCCCATTTTTAACAGCTTTAACTCAGTTTCATCTACCCTGGATCCCACATGTATTTAATGCGATCCTCATTATTGCCGGTTTCTCCACAATGGTCGCTTCCCTATATGCCGTAACGACTATGCTTGTAACACTTGCTGAAGAAAATGATGCACCGGCCCTCTTTGCAAAGAAAAGCAGGAAGATTCCTCTCCCTGCTTTTGGTCTCACGACTCTAGTTGTCTTACTTTCAATTGTTGTTGCACTCCTTTTACCGGAGAACATCTTTGAGTATTTGACGACAGCTGCTGGTTTAATGCTTCTCTATAATTGGATGTTCATTCTTTTTTCATATCGGAAACTAACCAAAACTACGTTTAAAGATCATTTGAAAATAGGAATCGGCGTAGTCCTGATCGGTACAGCTATTTCAGGAACTTTATTTGACAAAATTAGCCGGGCTGGTTTTTTAGTTAGCTTATGCTTTCTAGTTCTCATTGCCGGGGCAACTTTTCTGAAAATGAAAAGAAAACACAGTTAA
- a CDS encoding metal-sensing transcriptional repressor, with protein sequence MTDELNIPLQPDKKPTEPRTDEEKQQLQNRLKRIEGQIRGIQKMVGDDRYCVDILIQLSAIQAALKKVGYTLLERHTKTCVASSIQEGNGDEQIEELMKVIQQFSK encoded by the coding sequence TTGACAGATGAACTAAACATCCCTTTACAGCCGGATAAAAAGCCAACTGAACCGAGAACGGATGAAGAGAAACAGCAGCTGCAGAACCGATTGAAGCGAATCGAAGGCCAAATACGCGGGATTCAGAAAATGGTTGGAGATGATCGCTATTGCGTGGATATTCTTATTCAGCTGTCTGCCATTCAGGCTGCCTTAAAAAAGGTCGGCTATACGTTGCTTGAACGTCATACAAAAACGTGTGTTGCTAGTTCCATACAAGAAGGTAATGGAGATGAGCAAATAGAGGAATTAATGAAAGTGATTCAGCAGTTCTCTAAATAA
- the copZ gene encoding copper chaperone CopZ, translated as MEQTTLKIEGMTCDHCKAAVTTALQELEGVSEVNVNVEEGTAKVSYNASSVSVSEMNEAVEEQGYDIV; from the coding sequence ATGGAACAAACAACATTAAAAATTGAAGGAATGACATGTGATCATTGTAAAGCAGCAGTAACAACTGCTTTACAGGAACTTGAAGGAGTTTCAGAAGTAAATGTGAACGTAGAAGAAGGAACGGCAAAAGTTTCTTATAATGCTTCTAGCGTTAGCGTTTCGGAAATGAATGAAGCGGTAGAAGAACAAGGATATGACATTGTCTAA
- a CDS encoding LysE family transporter gives MSIFVSYILLGLSLSAPMGPINAAQLDRGIRFGFMNAWLVGFGAMVADGVFMMLIYFGLAHVIETPFMKTFLWLFGFFVLTYTGIENIVKADSIGLKQTSGRYETNRKSFRTGFFIAISNPLNILFWLGIYGSILAQTSSMFGAAQLFLYSTGIFLGITLWDLTMASASAGARAWVNPFILKRISILSGITLIGFGLYFGIQAVRLFLG, from the coding sequence ATGAGTATCTTTGTAAGCTACATATTGTTAGGACTTTCCCTTTCAGCTCCAATGGGACCGATTAATGCGGCACAGCTGGACAGGGGGATTCGATTTGGTTTTATGAATGCCTGGTTAGTAGGGTTTGGAGCGATGGTAGCGGATGGCGTATTTATGATGCTCATTTACTTTGGACTTGCTCATGTCATTGAGACGCCGTTTATGAAAACATTTCTTTGGCTGTTTGGTTTTTTTGTTTTAACGTATACAGGAATTGAAAATATCGTGAAGGCTGATTCAATTGGACTTAAGCAGACAAGTGGTCGATATGAAACGAACCGCAAATCGTTTCGAACTGGTTTTTTTATCGCAATCTCAAATCCGCTGAACATTTTATTCTGGCTTGGCATTTATGGTTCGATTCTAGCCCAAACATCTAGTATGTTTGGTGCCGCCCAACTGTTTCTTTATAGTACGGGCATTTTTTTAGGTATCACCCTATGGGATCTCACAATGGCGAGTGCATCAGCAGGTGCACGAGCGTGGGTAAATCCATTTATTTTGAAGCGAATATCGATCTTATCCGGTATCACGTTAATCGGATTTGGACTCTATTTCGGTATCCAAGCTGTTAGGTTGTTCCTTGGATAG
- the glmM gene encoding phosphoglucosamine mutase — MGKYFGTDGVRGIANTELTPELAFKLGRLGGYVLTKETEKPKILIGRDTRISGYMLEGALVAGLLSIGAEVMRLGVISTPGVAHLTKALSAQAGVMISASHNPVGDNGIKFFGPDGFKLLDVQEEEIEALIDSDEDLVPRPTGADLGIVSDYFEGCQKYLQYLKQTIDEDFSGLHIALDCAHGATSSLAAHLFADLEADISTIGTNPTGTNINDGVGSTHPETLAEFVKEKNANVGFAFDGDGDRLIAVDENGDIVDGDQIMFICAKFMKDQKRLRHDTVVSTVMSNLGFHKGMEESGVTSLQTKVGDRYVMEEMRKEGYNLGGEQSGHIIFLDHITTGDGMLSALQLANIMQVTNKPLSELAGEMKKYPQSLVNVKVTDKNKVDSNERIQETIQQVESDMNGEGRILVRPSGTEPLVRVMAEAPTKDLCDEYVDRVVSMVKEELGA; from the coding sequence ATGGGTAAATATTTTGGTACTGACGGTGTAAGAGGGATAGCTAATACAGAGCTTACCCCAGAACTTGCATTTAAACTGGGCCGTCTCGGTGGTTATGTCTTAACGAAAGAGACCGAGAAACCTAAGATTTTAATCGGACGCGATACGCGTATTTCTGGATATATGCTTGAAGGGGCGCTAGTTGCCGGTCTTCTTTCTATTGGGGCTGAAGTAATGCGTCTTGGTGTCATTTCTACGCCAGGAGTTGCTCATTTAACGAAGGCACTAAGTGCTCAAGCGGGAGTAATGATTTCTGCTTCCCACAATCCAGTTGGGGATAACGGAATTAAGTTTTTTGGCCCGGACGGCTTTAAGCTTTTAGATGTTCAAGAAGAAGAAATTGAAGCGCTTATTGATAGTGATGAGGATCTTGTACCACGTCCTACAGGTGCTGATCTAGGTATCGTTAGTGATTACTTCGAAGGTTGTCAGAAGTACCTTCAGTATTTGAAACAAACAATTGATGAAGATTTCTCTGGACTTCACATTGCGCTCGACTGTGCACATGGTGCAACGTCTTCGCTTGCAGCTCATTTATTCGCTGATCTTGAAGCTGATATTTCCACTATAGGTACAAATCCTACTGGAACAAATATTAACGACGGTGTCGGATCGACGCATCCAGAAACACTGGCTGAATTTGTGAAAGAAAAGAATGCCAACGTAGGCTTTGCATTTGATGGAGATGGAGACCGCCTTATCGCCGTTGACGAAAATGGAGATATTGTAGATGGCGATCAGATTATGTTTATCTGCGCTAAATTCATGAAAGATCAAAAGCGTTTACGTCATGATACGGTCGTTTCAACTGTTATGAGCAATCTTGGATTCCATAAAGGGATGGAAGAGTCAGGTGTCACATCGCTTCAAACTAAGGTAGGCGATCGTTATGTGATGGAAGAAATGCGTAAAGAAGGTTACAACCTTGGCGGAGAGCAGTCTGGACATATTATTTTCCTTGATCATATTACGACAGGTGATGGTATGCTATCAGCACTTCAGCTTGCTAACATTATGCAAGTGACAAACAAACCGTTGTCAGAGCTTGCTGGAGAAATGAAGAAATACCCTCAATCTCTTGTGAATGTAAAGGTGACAGATAAAAACAAGGTAGATTCAAACGAGCGAATTCAAGAAACGATTCAGCAAGTAGAAAGCGACATGAACGGAGAAGGGCGTATTCTTGTTCGTCCATCTGGAACGGAGCCTCTTGTTCGCGTTATGGCTGAAGCCCCTACAAAAGATCTATGTGATGAGTACGTCGATCGCGTTGTATCTATGGTGAAAGAAGAACTTGGAGCATAA
- a CDS encoding YqcI/YcgG family protein, with amino-acid sequence MELYTKSWIDEHGEGMEGWKRTAFAHFGAMLSDREQPYPCIPGKQGFHQDNLRFGFAEDPTTDVASVQLATLLKQYGEVARETGKYASLVVFFDSTTLQKQKAEVDQYQELFWSLLNSLHELDEAQWPEHIPKDPHDPKWEFCFNGEPYFAFCATPAHQVRKSRQFPSFLIAFQPRWVFDEINAETTFGQKLKKAIRQRLVSYDGIPAHPALKWYGQQDNYEWEQYFLSDDDSSLSKCPFMAMKNKWKSIRS; translated from the coding sequence TTGGAACTATATACGAAATCATGGATTGATGAACATGGAGAAGGAATGGAAGGTTGGAAGCGAACTGCATTTGCTCATTTTGGAGCGATGTTATCAGATCGTGAACAACCTTACCCTTGCATTCCTGGGAAGCAGGGGTTCCATCAAGATAATTTACGATTTGGATTTGCGGAAGATCCTACAACAGACGTAGCAAGTGTACAGTTAGCTACATTGTTGAAACAGTACGGGGAAGTAGCGAGGGAAACGGGGAAATATGCCTCTCTTGTTGTTTTTTTTGACTCCACGACGTTACAGAAACAAAAAGCCGAAGTAGATCAATACCAGGAATTATTCTGGTCGCTACTAAACAGTTTACATGAGCTTGATGAGGCGCAGTGGCCAGAACATATCCCTAAAGACCCACATGATCCTAAATGGGAGTTCTGCTTCAATGGAGAACCGTATTTTGCATTCTGTGCGACACCAGCTCACCAAGTTCGAAAGAGTCGTCAATTTCCATCTTTTCTGATTGCTTTTCAACCAAGATGGGTTTTTGATGAAATTAATGCAGAAACAACATTTGGTCAAAAGCTTAAAAAAGCGATCCGGCAACGGTTGGTTTCTTACGATGGGATTCCAGCTCACCCCGCCTTGAAGTGGTACGGTCAACAAGATAATTATGAATGGGAGCAATATTTTCTATCTGATGATGATTCTTCTCTTTCCAAGTGTCCCTTTATGGCGATGAAAAACAAGTGGAAGAGCATTCGCTCTTAA
- the glmS gene encoding glutamine--fructose-6-phosphate transaminase (isomerizing) has product MCGIVGYIGNQDAKEILLRGLEKLEYRGYDSAGIALLNDGGLHLFKEKGRIADLRKKVDTSVEATAGIGHTRWATHGEPSQVNAHPHQSSTERFTLVHNGVIENYQQIKRDFLSEVNFVSATDTEVVVQLIATLVEDQNMSVEDAFHQTLNELHGSYALALIDNHNPETLYVAKNKSPLLVGIGDDFNVVASDSMAMLQVTSKFIELMDEEVVIVKRDSVTIKDMSGKVMEREPFTAEIDASDIEKGTYPHYMLKEIDEQPLAIRNIITKYKDENDNIKLDKDIREAMKETDRIYIIACGTSYNAGLVGKQLIENIAEVPVEVHIASEFLYNMPLVSQNPLFIFISQSGETADSRGVLVNVKKKGFKSLTITNVPGSTLSREADYTLHTHAGPEIAVASTKAYTAQMAVLTLLAVDTAQAKGIKLDFNPIQELGIVATAMESMIDQKEMIETVARNFLSVTRNAFFIGRGVDYYVCLEGALKLKEISYIQAEGFAGGELKHGTIALIEKGTPVIALATQKHVNGSIRSNVQEVVSRGASPCIISLAGLEEEGDTIVLDEVHEHLTPLASVVPLQLLAYYAALHRECDVDKPRNLAKSVTVE; this is encoded by the coding sequence ATGTGCGGTATTGTTGGATATATTGGAAATCAGGATGCTAAAGAAATTCTATTACGAGGTCTGGAGAAGCTTGAGTACAGAGGGTACGATTCAGCAGGTATTGCGCTTCTTAATGACGGTGGACTCCACCTTTTTAAAGAAAAAGGTCGTATTGCTGACCTTAGAAAAAAAGTGGATACAAGTGTGGAAGCGACAGCAGGTATTGGACATACACGCTGGGCAACACACGGTGAACCTAGTCAGGTAAATGCTCATCCACATCAGAGCTCAACTGAACGCTTCACGCTTGTTCACAACGGTGTAATTGAAAACTATCAACAAATCAAACGTGACTTCTTATCCGAAGTTAATTTCGTAAGTGCTACAGATACAGAAGTAGTTGTTCAACTTATTGCTACTCTTGTTGAAGATCAAAATATGTCTGTTGAAGATGCTTTCCATCAAACATTGAATGAACTTCACGGTTCATATGCACTTGCACTTATTGACAATCATAATCCAGAAACGCTCTACGTAGCGAAAAATAAGAGTCCGCTTCTAGTTGGAATCGGCGATGATTTCAACGTAGTAGCAAGTGACTCAATGGCTATGCTTCAAGTAACAAGTAAATTCATCGAGCTTATGGATGAAGAAGTAGTGATTGTGAAGCGTGATTCTGTCACAATTAAAGATATGAGTGGAAAAGTAATGGAACGCGAACCATTCACAGCTGAAATCGACGCAAGTGATATAGAAAAGGGAACATACCCTCACTATATGCTTAAAGAAATTGACGAACAGCCGCTTGCGATTCGTAACATTATTACAAAGTACAAAGATGAGAATGATAACATCAAACTTGATAAAGATATTCGTGAAGCAATGAAAGAAACGGATCGTATTTACATCATTGCGTGTGGCACAAGTTACAATGCTGGCCTTGTTGGTAAACAGCTGATCGAGAACATCGCTGAGGTTCCTGTTGAAGTGCACATCGCAAGTGAGTTCTTATACAATATGCCGCTTGTTTCACAGAATCCACTCTTTATCTTTATTTCACAAAGTGGTGAAACGGCAGATAGCCGTGGCGTACTTGTGAACGTGAAGAAAAAAGGATTTAAATCTCTTACGATTACGAATGTTCCAGGATCAACGCTTTCTCGTGAGGCTGACTATACGCTGCACACACATGCAGGCCCTGAAATTGCGGTTGCTTCAACAAAAGCCTACACTGCACAAATGGCTGTACTAACACTACTTGCTGTCGATACTGCTCAGGCAAAAGGCATTAAGCTTGATTTCAACCCAATTCAGGAGCTTGGAATCGTTGCAACAGCGATGGAGTCCATGATTGACCAGAAGGAAATGATCGAAACAGTTGCACGTAACTTCCTTTCAGTTACGCGTAATGCATTCTTTATTGGTCGCGGTGTAGATTACTACGTTTGTCTTGAAGGAGCTCTTAAGCTGAAAGAAATCTCTTACATTCAAGCTGAAGGATTTGCTGGCGGTGAATTGAAGCACGGTACGATTGCTCTAATTGAGAAAGGTACTCCTGTTATTGCTCTTGCTACGCAGAAGCACGTAAATGGAAGCATCCGTTCAAACGTACAAGAAGTCGTTTCTCGTGGGGCATCACCATGCATTATTTCTCTTGCTGGTCTTGAAGAAGAAGGCGACACCATCGTCCTTGATGAAGTACATGAGCATCTTACTCCGCTAGCTTCTGTTGTACCGCTTCAATTACTTGCATACTATGCAGCGCTACACAGAGAATGCGACGTAGATAAGCCAAGAAACCTTGCTAAATCAGTTACGGTAGAATAA
- a CDS encoding arginine deiminase family protein yields MNIHPNCWNEYGELKTVVVCSPSHLDVPDQQTATDVQWEKAVKQKKAQENHEEMIRAMEDAGVHVIDYSVHLLREELLLNEKLINRIFVRDLACVFGNTILPGAAGTSMRRPEYFQSHRLFQQWFDERTFQMQSNNQLKALEYGDVMILNKDAVFINSGIRTSIESIEALQGSIFKAGFQEIGVIDLPRRPDTMHLDMNCNVAGESIFVAKSYMSYLPVQVVTENDFRYEMTGDFLRRHGYEVEWTSEIKHTVADINFLNLNPETLLISTKANKSILKNHPILRKKKLIEVEVDELENGGGGIRCMTLPLERG; encoded by the coding sequence ATGAACATCCATCCGAATTGTTGGAATGAATATGGAGAATTAAAAACGGTTGTCGTTTGTTCTCCTTCACACTTAGATGTACCAGATCAGCAAACTGCTACAGATGTGCAGTGGGAAAAAGCAGTGAAACAAAAGAAGGCGCAAGAAAATCATGAAGAAATGATTCGCGCAATGGAGGATGCTGGCGTTCATGTTATTGATTATTCCGTTCATTTATTACGAGAAGAGCTTTTGTTAAATGAAAAATTAATCAATCGTATTTTTGTTCGTGATCTTGCTTGTGTATTTGGCAATACGATTCTTCCGGGAGCAGCAGGAACCTCCATGAGGCGACCTGAATATTTTCAAAGCCATAGGCTATTTCAACAGTGGTTTGATGAGCGGACGTTTCAAATGCAATCAAATAATCAGTTAAAGGCATTGGAATATGGCGATGTCATGATACTTAATAAGGATGCTGTTTTTATTAATTCTGGAATTCGGACAAGCATTGAAAGTATAGAAGCACTGCAAGGGAGTATTTTTAAAGCGGGGTTCCAGGAAATCGGTGTTATTGATCTACCACGACGTCCAGATACGATGCATCTTGATATGAATTGTAATGTAGCGGGAGAGAGTATATTTGTAGCGAAAAGCTATATGAGCTATCTTCCTGTACAGGTTGTAACGGAAAATGATTTTCGATATGAGATGACGGGTGACTTTTTAAGGCGACATGGATATGAAGTGGAATGGACATCGGAGATCAAACATACTGTGGCAGATATTAATTTCTTGAATTTAAATCCTGAGACGCTATTGATTAGTACGAAAGCAAATAAATCTATTCTTAAGAATCATCCCATCCTTCGTAAAAAGAAGCTTATAGAGGTAGAGGTAGATGAATTAGAAAACGGTGGTGGAGGAATCCGATGTATGACATTACCACTTGAGCGGGGATAA
- a CDS encoding heavy metal translocating P-type ATPase, whose amino-acid sequence MDSKKQLSLDVTGMTCASCSSRIEKVLNKMDGVEANVNLTMEKATILYDYDKVKTEDIVGKIEKLGYGVRKEKVELDIHGMTCAACSTRIEKGLNRTRGVELASVNLTTESGVVEYQPGEVTLDDILQKVKKLGYEAVIKENRENQKSHKNDEIKKKKRRLLISALFSLPLLLTMLAHIPGESAIPVPHLLMEPWFQFLLATPVQFVIGAPFYTGAYRALVNKSANMDVLVALGTSAAYFYSVIEGIRSYLTDGYNPSLYFETSAILITLILVGKLFEDLAKGRTTQAITKLLNLQAKEASVIREGVEVKVPVDQVQVSDRIVVRPGEKIPVDGIVEKGNSSVDESMITGESIPIEKEVGASVIGSTINENGTLTMRAEKVGKDTALAGIIKIVEEAQGSKAPIQRLADVISGIFVPIVVAIAAITFLVWYFLVDPYNLPQALEAGIAVLVIACPCALGLATPTSIMVGTGKGAEQGILFKGGEFLEVTHKIDAILLDKTGTITKGKPEVTDFVAFKNDETTVLEHLVAAEKASEHPLARSIVQHGANHNVTVAEAEQFQAIPGHGIVATVKGKQVLVGTRKLMDREQISYSEHEEQMAMYEMDGKTAMFIAFDGRMQGIIAVADTVKETSKRAIEEMRSLGIDVYMITGDNKRTAEAIGQQVNLNGVFAEVLPEEKATKVKELQAQGKRVAMVGDGINDAPALATADIGMAIGTGTDVAIETADVTLVGGDLENIAKAIHLSRKTMRNIRQNLFWALFYNSIGIPIAAIGLLAPWVAGAAMAFSSVSVVTNSLRLKRVKL is encoded by the coding sequence ATGGATTCGAAGAAACAACTCTCTCTTGATGTGACGGGGATGACATGTGCTTCTTGCTCATCAAGAATCGAGAAGGTATTAAATAAAATGGATGGTGTCGAGGCAAACGTCAATTTAACGATGGAAAAAGCAACGATCTTGTACGATTACGATAAAGTGAAGACAGAAGATATCGTAGGGAAAATTGAAAAACTAGGCTATGGGGTTCGGAAAGAAAAAGTGGAACTTGATATTCACGGAATGACCTGTGCAGCTTGCTCCACAAGAATCGAAAAAGGCTTAAACCGTACGAGGGGTGTTGAGCTTGCTTCTGTTAACTTGACAACAGAGTCTGGCGTTGTCGAATACCAGCCGGGAGAAGTGACGTTAGATGACATTCTCCAGAAGGTGAAAAAACTTGGTTATGAAGCGGTGATTAAAGAGAATCGTGAAAATCAAAAAAGCCATAAAAATGATGAAATTAAGAAGAAGAAACGTCGATTATTGATTTCAGCTCTTTTTTCCCTTCCACTTCTGTTAACGATGCTTGCCCATATACCAGGTGAGTCGGCTATTCCTGTTCCTCATCTTCTTATGGAACCATGGTTTCAGTTTCTTTTAGCAACACCTGTTCAATTTGTGATAGGTGCTCCATTTTACACTGGAGCTTATCGTGCCTTAGTGAATAAAAGCGCAAATATGGACGTTCTTGTTGCGCTTGGGACTTCAGCCGCTTATTTTTATAGTGTTATTGAAGGGATCAGAAGTTATTTGACAGATGGATACAATCCGTCGCTTTATTTCGAAACAAGCGCCATTCTGATCACGCTCATCTTGGTAGGGAAGTTATTTGAAGATCTTGCGAAAGGGAGAACAACTCAGGCGATTACCAAATTACTTAACCTTCAAGCAAAAGAAGCGAGTGTTATTCGAGAAGGCGTTGAAGTGAAAGTACCTGTCGATCAGGTTCAGGTTAGCGATAGAATCGTCGTTCGCCCGGGTGAAAAAATACCAGTAGACGGTATTGTCGAGAAGGGCAATTCTTCCGTAGATGAGTCCATGATTACAGGTGAATCCATTCCCATTGAGAAAGAAGTAGGGGCGAGTGTGATTGGCTCTACGATTAATGAAAATGGGACGTTAACAATGCGTGCTGAAAAAGTAGGGAAAGATACCGCTCTTGCTGGAATCATCAAAATCGTTGAAGAAGCGCAGGGCTCAAAGGCACCGATTCAGCGTTTAGCAGATGTGATTTCAGGCATATTTGTACCTATTGTGGTAGCGATCGCAGCGATTACGTTTCTAGTTTGGTATTTCCTTGTTGATCCCTACAATTTGCCACAGGCGCTTGAAGCGGGAATTGCGGTGCTCGTTATCGCATGTCCTTGTGCACTAGGATTAGCTACACCAACTTCTATCATGGTAGGGACTGGGAAAGGTGCTGAGCAAGGGATTCTGTTTAAAGGTGGCGAATTTCTAGAAGTCACTCATAAAATTGATGCGATCTTACTTGATAAAACAGGTACGATCACGAAGGGAAAACCAGAAGTAACTGATTTTGTTGCTTTCAAAAACGATGAAACAACAGTGTTAGAACACTTGGTTGCCGCTGAGAAAGCTTCTGAACATCCTCTAGCCAGGTCCATTGTGCAGCATGGTGCGAACCACAATGTCACTGTTGCTGAAGCAGAGCAGTTTCAAGCCATACCAGGTCACGGTATTGTTGCTACTGTCAAAGGAAAGCAGGTTCTTGTTGGGACACGAAAACTCATGGACCGAGAACAGATTTCTTATTCCGAGCATGAAGAACAAATGGCCATGTATGAAATGGACGGAAAGACAGCAATGTTTATTGCATTCGATGGTCGCATGCAGGGAATTATCGCCGTTGCAGATACAGTGAAGGAAACGTCGAAAAGAGCCATTGAGGAAATGCGGTCGCTCGGAATCGATGTGTATATGATTACAGGTGACAATAAAAGGACAGCTGAAGCTATCGGTCAGCAAGTGAACTTAAATGGTGTGTTTGCTGAAGTGCTTCCTGAGGAAAAGGCTACTAAGGTGAAGGAATTACAGGCACAAGGAAAACGAGTGGCGATGGTAGGGGATGGCATTAACGATGCGCCAGCTCTTGCAACAGCCGATATAGGAATGGCAATTGGAACCGGAACAGATGTCGCCATTGAGACAGCAGACGTTACACTTGTTGGTGGCGATCTTGAAAATATTGCAAAGGCGATTCATTTAAGCCGTAAAACGATGCGGAATATTCGCCAGAATCTATTCTGGGCGTTATTCTATAATTCAATTGGGATTCCAATTGCTGCAATTGGTTTACTAGCACCTTGGGTTGCGGGGGCTGCTATGGCCTTTAGCTCTGTATCAGTCGTAACCAATTCCCTTCGTTTGAAGCGAGTGAAACTATAA
- a CDS encoding ZIP family metal transporter produces MNTSLFTSLFMIGFGGLLIGATAGKVAFTYYQHRLEALYLICGGMLIGVISFELIPESVRSYSFWALLAGASLSVLLFIWTEQVVHRKFQDKSYLPVFAFVLAVISHNIPVGIALGMTSVSNGIGMSLLLALFIHHLPEGVALYILTRMNGFHRLFVILAASSVTIILTLSAWFGVVSYQSNLLNGLFMGVAIGSLSYVAVHEMIGHVVGRVLNQELYLYTSLGILLLAIYLEVTHKLF; encoded by the coding sequence ATGAACACTTCACTGTTCACAAGTTTATTTATGATAGGCTTCGGGGGACTTTTGATAGGAGCTACTGCAGGGAAGGTGGCATTTACCTATTATCAACATCGTTTGGAAGCTCTTTATCTGATTTGTGGTGGTATGCTCATCGGCGTGATTTCCTTTGAACTGATACCAGAAAGCGTTCGTTCGTATTCGTTTTGGGCACTACTAGCAGGTGCGTCGCTTTCTGTTCTTTTATTTATTTGGACAGAGCAAGTGGTTCACAGAAAGTTTCAAGATAAGAGTTACCTTCCAGTGTTTGCTTTCGTTCTTGCTGTCATCTCGCACAACATCCCAGTCGGGATCGCTCTTGGAATGACGTCAGTTAGTAACGGAATTGGCATGTCATTGCTGCTAGCCTTATTTATCCATCACTTACCAGAGGGAGTGGCGTTGTATATACTCACTAGAATGAACGGATTCCATCGGTTGTTTGTGATTTTAGCAGCAAGCTCTGTAACCATTATATTAACGCTATCAGCCTGGTTCGGGGTGGTTTCTTATCAATCGAATCTACTAAATGGTCTCTTTATGGGCGTAGCAATTGGATCTTTATCGTATGTAGCTGTTCACGAAATGATCGGTCATGTTGTCGGAAGAGTTTTAAATCAGGAGTTGTACTTATATACAA